A segment of the Tissierellales bacterium genome:
CCTTTTACCATTTTAAATTTTTTATATTTTTCATATGAGCTAGTTGACCCCCATTTTTGAGAACCAATACTTCAGCTAATATTCCAAGTGCTATTTCGTTTGGAAGTTGAGATCCCATGTCTATCCCTATGGGTGCATATACCTTTTCAAGTTCGTCTCGTTCTATACCCTCTTCCAATAATTGAGTCATAATTTTAGTAGTCTTCCTTCCACTTCCAATCATACCAATATAAGCAGCATCTCTACCTATAACTGCTTTTAGTGCCTCAGCATCACAGCTGTGACCTCTGCTTACTATTATGATATATGTTGAAGAATCTACCGGAAATTCACTTGCCATTTTCCCTATATCACCGCACATTACTCTCGATGCGTTTGGCAATCTATCTACATTAGCAAATTCTTCCCTATCATCTATTATTGTAACCTCAAAATTTAGGCAAGTTCCTATGTTGTAAAGTTCCGTGCCAACATGACCAGCTCCTATTATGAGAAGCTTTTCCTTTGGTATAAATACCTTTATAAATCCA
Coding sequences within it:
- a CDS encoding XdhC family protein, whose product is PRSAGSIMAVDSKGSIMGSIGGGKLEAEVIVQTKEAILKGENEEFHYRLTEHESLKMVCGGDADGFIKVFIPKEKLLIIGAGHVGTELYNIGTCLNFEVTIIDDREEFANVDRLPNASRVMCGDIGKMASEFPVDSSTYIIIVSRGHSCDAEALKAVIGRDAAYIGMIGSGRKTTKIMTQLLEEGIERDELEKVYAPIGIDMGSQLPNEIALGILAEVLVLKNGGQLAHMKNIKNLKW